The genome window cagcagccagagcctccagtggcagctcctacaaggggcagaggtcgaggccgaggtcgtgccagaggccgaggtaggggcagggctcaacCTAGAGCCCGAGTAGCAACCCTAACAgtagagcctcagatagagctcgACGAAGAGGTTCTAACCTAGACTGTTCATGCCGAACCAGCTCAGGTTCctgaggggttcattgccaccccagtacttcatgacactttggtccgtttggtgggccttatggagagtgtggcccagactggcgcatttcccatggcaccagcagtctctcaggctggagtaggagcccagactcccactactcccactccggagcagatagctccctagtatcatgctccagtagctcagccagttagagtagttcaaccagttgttgcggcacaggccggagATGAGCCAActatgtcttctaaggctttgTGGAGGTTAGACAGGTTTACCCAAGCTCTTCCCAATTCACTTCAGTgttgctccttcagaggatccccagagGTATCTTGAttgctgtcacgaggttctacggaacatgggtatagtggaatcaatggggtcgattttgatgcattttcagatgactggttctccCAAGATATGGTAGAgatattatttgttgaccagaccagctgggtcgcctgctcttactcgggatcagttctctcagctcttcatagagaagtttctgcttGTCACATTGAGATAGGGGCGTCGCCGTCAGTTtaagcgtctccagcagggcagtatgactgttactcaatatgagaccCATTTTTGTGGATTTGTCCTGTCATGCTAttattctgcttcccaccgagagagaggaggtgaggaggtttattgatggacttactcagcctatcagattgtagatggctaaggagactgggagtgagatttctttttacgcggctgctaatgtcgccagacgagtcgagatggttcttactcagggaggtcaggggttggacaagagacctcgttattccggtgagttcagcaatgcctcatctagaggcaagtGTACTTTTAGTAGAGgctatcctcccaggccgtttcattcagcactccaggcatcctacggtgcctcaggtggtcgtggacctcaaatgcattattccgaccagctagcctacagtgtaccaccagctcctattagtgcacctccactctagagttatctgggtggttatttaggtcgacaaggtcagtagtcacagcaaccgaggttatattatacttgtggtgatttgaggcacattgctagattttgccctcgagcaaTGGGTAGCTCCCAgtatcagggttctcgtgccatggttctggcaccagttgctgaaccacctgctcagccagccagaggcaggggtcaggcagccagaggtagaggccagacagtTAGAAGTGGAGGTTAGGTTGTTAAAGGTGGAGACTATCCAACTAGAGgctgtcccagggacgtagttcaaggTGGTGGGGCCCATCCCCGGTGTTATTCTTTCCCAGCCagacctgaggctgagtcatctaacgCTGTTATACCAGGTATTGTTTtagtttgtagtagagatgcttcagttctatttgatccggggtctacttactcctatgtatcatcctattttgcttcatatttggttgtgccccgtgattctttgagtgctcctgtgtatgtgtccatgccaGTGGGGGAtgatattgttgtagatcgtgtttatcgttcgtgtgtggtcaccattgggagtcttgagactcgtgtagatcttctacttctcaatatgattgattttgatgtcatactgggtatggattggttgtcaccttatcatgccatATTATATTATCACACCAAGatgatgaccttagccttgcaggggttgcctctaTTAGAGTAGAGAGGGATTCTTAGCCATTCTTCCAGTAGGGTCATCTCTTATgcgaaggctcgacatatggtcgagaaggggtgtctaacttatttggcttatgtccgtgattctagtgcggaggttccttccatggattctgtgccagttgttcatgagtttccataagtgtttcctgcagacctgccagggatgccacccgaaagggacattgatttctgcattgatttggctccgggcactcaacccatttccattTTGCCATACCGTATAGCCCCGCCAtagttgaaataattgaaggaacaattacaagattttcttgataagggattcattagacctagtgacTCGCCCTGGGGTgaacctgtgttgtttgtgaagaagaaagatggatcgacgagaatgtgtatagattatcggcagttgaacaaggtcaccatcaagaacaaatatccgttcctgaggattgatgatttatttgatcagtttcagggtgccaaggtgttttcgaagattgatttgctatctggataccatcagttgaggattagggcatccgatgtccctaagatagcttttcggactcggtatgggcattatgagtttctagtgatgtcatttgggctgacaaatgccctagcaacattcatggatttgatgaagcaggtgttcaagccctacttggattcctttgtgattgtgtttattgatgatatattggtctactcccacagccgagaagagcacgagcagcaccttcgaatcgttcttcagactctgagagacaaccagttatatgctaagttctcaaaatgcgagttttggttgagttcaattgctttcttgggtcacgttgtatcaacagagtgtattcaggtagatcctaagaagattgaggcagtccagaactggcctagacccacatcagctatagagatccgtagtttcttgggtttggggGGCTACtaccgtcggttcgtggagggattttcatctatagcagcccctttgaccagattgacccaaaagggtaccccgttcaggtggtcagacgagtttGAGGCGAGCTTCcataagctcaagacaactttgactataacaccggtattggtattacccacaggttcaagatcttatacagtatattgtgaggcatctcatattggtctgggtgcggtattgatgcagggtggcaaggttattgcatatgcttcgcggaaggtgaaggttcacgagaagaattaccctattcatgatctagagatggcagccattgttcacgtactgaagatttggaggcactatctttatggcgtgtcatgtgaggtattcacaaatcatcggagcttgcagtatttgttcaagcagaaggaactcaatttgaggcagatgaggtagttggagctattgaaagactatgatatcaccatagtgtatcatcccgggaaggccaatgtggtggtcgatgctttgagtagaaagtctgctagtatgggtagccttgcatatattccagttggtgagagactgcttgcattggATGTCAGGCCCttgccaatcagttcgtgaggttggatgtttatgagcccagtcgtgttctagcttgtacagttgcttaGTCTTCTTTctttgagcgtatcagagattGGCAATAGgacgatcctcatttgcttgtccttagagacacaatgCGACACGGTGgagccaagcaggttactgttggagatgacagagttttgagaatgcggggtcgtatttgtgtacttgaggaggcccacagttcccggtattctattcatccgggcgccaccaagatgtatcaagacttgcggcaaaattattggtggaggaggatgaagaaatacatagttgcatatgtagctcgatgtctaaattatcagcaagtaaagtacgagcatcagagacctggtggtttacttcagaagatagagattcctgagtagaagtgggagcgcatcactatggattttgttgttggactcccacagactcagaggaagtttgatgcagtttgggtctttgtggataggctgaccaagtcatcaCACTTtattcttgtggcagttacctattcttcggagcggtttgtagagatttacattcgtgagatcgtccgtcttcacggtgttccCGTGTCTATAATTtatgattgaggtacgcagttcacctcgcacttctggagggcagtac of Nicotiana tomentosiformis chromosome 7, ASM39032v3, whole genome shotgun sequence contains these proteins:
- the LOC138896343 gene encoding uncharacterized protein, with the protein product MGSSQYQGSRAMVLAPVAEPPAQPARGRGQAARGRGQTVRSGGIVLVCSRDASVLFDPGSTYSYVSSYFASYLVVPRDSLSAPVYVSMPVGDDIVVDRVYRSCVVTIGSLETRVDLLLLNMIDFDVILGMDWLSPYHAILYYHTKMMTLALQGLPLLE